In Methanothermus fervidus DSM 2088, a single genomic region encodes these proteins:
- a CDS encoding CutA1 divalent ion tolerance protein (COGs: COG1324 conserved hypothetical protein involved in tolerance to divalent cations~InterPro IPR004323: IPR011322~KEGG: mth:MTH1509 divalent cation tolerance protein~PFAM: CutA1 divalent ion tolerance protein~SPTR: O27553 Divalent cation tolerance protein~PFAM: CutA1 divalent ion tolerance protein) has product MFAIVYITAKDVDEAKKIGNTLVKEKLVGCVNIIPKIESIYWWEGEIEKDVEAVVIAKTLVSKIQDVINKTKEIHSYENPCILAIPIITLTEEYAKWLKESLK; this is encoded by the coding sequence ATGTTTGCAATTGTATATATAACTGCAAAAGATGTAGATGAAGCAAAAAAGATTGGCAACACTTTAGTTAAAGAAAAATTAGTTGGATGCGTGAATATAATACCTAAAATAGAATCGATATATTGGTGGGAAGGTGAAATTGAAAAAGATGTAGAAGCTGTTGTCATTGCTAAAACATTAGTATCTAAAATACAAGATGTGATAAACAAAACTAAAGAAATCCATAGTTATGAAAATCCATGTATATTAGCAATTCCAATTATAACTCTTACAGAAGAGTATGCCAAATGGTTAAAAGAATCATTAAAATAA
- a CDS encoding leucyl-tRNA synthetase (COGs: COG0495 Leucyl-tRNA synthetase~InterPro IPR001412: IPR004493: IPR014729: IPR009008: IPR 009080: IPR015413: IPR002300: IPR013155~KEGG: mth:MTH1508 leucyl-tRNA synthetase~PFAM: tRNA synthetase valyl/leucyl anticodon-binding; aminoacyl-tRNA synthetase class Ia; tRNA synthetase class I (M)~SPTR: O27552 Leucyl-tRNA synthetase~TIGRFAM: leucyl-tRNA synthetase~PFAM: tRNA synthetases class I (I, L, M and V); Anticodon-binding domain~TIGRFAM: leucyl-tRNA synthetase, archaeal and cytosolic family), with product MDFTNIEKKWQKIWEESKIFEADPNDKKKIFITVAYPYPSGAMHVGHGRTYTVPDVYARFKRMQGYNVLFPMAWHVTGAPVVGIAKRIERKDPWTLKTYKEVHKVPEDELKKFSDPHYIVEYFSKEYKKIMKKMGYSIDWRREFKTTDPHYQKFIEWQMKKLKEMGLIRKGTHPVKYCPECQNPVGDHDLLEGEGVDIVELTLLKFKIDDSYLVAATFRPETIFGTTNIWLNPDSKYIKVKVGNEKWIISKESYENISHQKDIEILEDVNPKELIGKHVKNPITKKDHPILPAEFVDPKFGTGVVFSVPAHAPADYVALRDLKNNDDIIAEYKLDKEMLASIKPVPVIEVEGFGELPAKDIVDKLNVKDQNDPKLEKATNEIYKVEHNKGIMKVEEYDGIPVSEAREKIIERLCKEGKADKLYEFSEIPVICRCGANCVVKIMKDQWFLKYSNEEWKNKALSCLNQMKIVPDEIRQNIEYFIKWLKDWACARKIGLGTKLPWDKRWIVEPLTDSTIYMAYYTIAHKIKEKDHEELNSEYFDEVFLNNPDEEFAYWYPLDWRLSAKDLIGNHLTFHIFHHSAIFPEDKWPKGIVVFGMGLLEGQKMSSSKGNIVTLSEAISEYGADVVRMFLMSSAEPWQDFDWRKKEVIGVKRRIEQFFELYEKIDEKIGLNFENKLEIRPKKFINKWILSQVNQRIKNVTEALEKFQTRKALQEGFFLFRKDVDHYLKRVKPWIELEETKEILRYVMKVWVKLVAPFIPHIAEEIWEKYGGNGLISVSKWPEPKEEFIDKKIQKSEEIVEEVIKDIKEIKKIIRKKPEKVHIYISPKWKYKIYDMISSSDRKDLGTIIPKALSEIEGDKKEIVNFIKKSISEIAKKEYVGYIDEYKVFKEAKDYIEEEVNAKIVIHKKPDYDPKNKSKMAEPYKPAIYIE from the coding sequence GTGGACTTCACAAATATAGAAAAGAAGTGGCAAAAAATATGGGAAGAATCAAAAATATTTGAAGCAGATCCTAATGATAAGAAGAAAATATTCATAACAGTTGCATATCCTTACCCTAGTGGTGCAATGCATGTAGGACATGGAAGAACATACACAGTTCCTGATGTGTATGCAAGATTTAAAAGGATGCAAGGTTACAATGTACTTTTTCCAATGGCTTGGCATGTAACTGGCGCACCTGTGGTAGGCATTGCTAAAAGAATAGAACGTAAGGATCCATGGACATTAAAAACTTATAAAGAAGTTCATAAAGTTCCAGAAGATGAACTAAAGAAATTTTCAGATCCTCATTATATAGTTGAGTATTTCAGCAAAGAATACAAAAAAATCATGAAAAAAATGGGATATTCTATAGATTGGAGAAGAGAATTCAAAACTACTGATCCACATTATCAAAAGTTCATAGAATGGCAAATGAAAAAATTAAAAGAAATGGGGTTGATAAGAAAAGGTACACATCCTGTGAAATATTGTCCAGAATGTCAAAACCCAGTTGGCGATCATGATCTACTGGAAGGTGAAGGTGTAGATATTGTTGAGTTAACACTTTTAAAATTTAAAATAGATGACTCTTATCTTGTTGCTGCAACATTTAGACCAGAAACAATTTTTGGTACAACTAATATTTGGTTAAATCCTGATTCAAAGTATATTAAAGTTAAAGTAGGAAACGAAAAATGGATAATAAGTAAAGAATCTTATGAAAATATTTCTCATCAAAAAGATATAGAGATTTTAGAAGACGTAAATCCAAAGGAACTTATAGGAAAACATGTTAAAAACCCCATTACAAAAAAAGATCATCCTATATTGCCAGCAGAATTCGTGGACCCCAAATTTGGTACAGGAGTAGTTTTTTCAGTTCCGGCTCATGCTCCAGCTGATTATGTTGCATTACGAGATTTAAAAAATAACGATGACATAATAGCTGAATATAAATTAGATAAAGAAATGCTGGCATCCATAAAACCAGTGCCAGTAATAGAAGTAGAAGGATTTGGAGAATTACCTGCCAAAGATATAGTAGATAAATTAAATGTCAAGGATCAAAATGATCCTAAGCTTGAAAAGGCTACCAATGAAATTTACAAAGTTGAGCACAATAAAGGAATAATGAAAGTTGAAGAATATGATGGAATACCTGTTTCAGAGGCTAGGGAAAAAATAATTGAGAGGTTGTGTAAGGAAGGTAAAGCTGATAAACTTTATGAATTTTCTGAAATTCCTGTAATCTGTAGATGTGGTGCTAACTGCGTTGTTAAAATAATGAAAGATCAATGGTTCCTCAAATATTCAAATGAAGAATGGAAAAATAAAGCATTATCTTGCTTAAATCAGATGAAGATAGTACCAGATGAAATTAGACAAAATATTGAATACTTTATAAAATGGTTAAAAGATTGGGCATGCGCACGTAAAATAGGATTAGGAACAAAATTACCCTGGGACAAAAGGTGGATTGTAGAACCATTAACAGATTCAACTATCTACATGGCATATTATACCATAGCTCATAAAATAAAAGAAAAAGATCATGAAGAATTAAATAGTGAATACTTTGATGAAGTTTTCTTAAATAATCCAGATGAAGAATTTGCATATTGGTATCCTCTTGATTGGAGATTATCTGCAAAAGATTTGATAGGTAATCATTTAACATTTCATATATTTCACCATTCAGCAATATTTCCAGAAGACAAATGGCCAAAAGGCATAGTTGTTTTTGGTATGGGTCTCCTTGAAGGACAAAAAATGTCATCTTCAAAAGGAAATATAGTAACTCTGTCAGAGGCAATTTCAGAATATGGTGCAGATGTTGTAAGAATGTTTTTAATGTCTTCAGCAGAGCCATGGCAAGATTTTGATTGGAGAAAAAAAGAAGTTATTGGTGTTAAAAGGAGAATTGAACAATTTTTTGAACTATATGAAAAAATTGATGAAAAAATAGGACTTAATTTTGAAAATAAATTGGAAATCAGGCCTAAAAAATTTATAAATAAATGGATATTAAGTCAAGTTAACCAAAGAATAAAAAATGTTACAGAAGCTCTGGAGAAATTTCAAACTAGGAAGGCTTTACAAGAAGGATTTTTCTTATTTAGAAAAGATGTTGATCATTACTTAAAACGAGTAAAACCATGGATTGAATTGGAAGAAACCAAGGAAATTTTAAGATATGTGATGAAGGTATGGGTAAAATTGGTTGCACCTTTCATACCTCATATTGCAGAGGAAATATGGGAAAAATATGGTGGTAATGGGTTAATTTCAGTTTCTAAATGGCCAGAACCCAAAGAAGAATTTATTGACAAGAAAATACAAAAGTCTGAAGAGATTGTAGAAGAAGTTATAAAAGATATCAAAGAAATCAAGAAAATAATTAGAAAAAAACCAGAAAAGGTTCACATCTATATATCTCCAAAGTGGAAATACAAAATATATGATATGATAAGTAGTAGTGATAGAAAGGACTTAGGAACTATAATTCCTAAAGCATTGTCAGAAATTGAAGGCGATAAAAAGGAAATTGTGAATTTCATAAAGAAAAGTATTAGTGAAATAGCAAAAAAAGAATATGTTGGTTATATAGATGAATACAAAGTATTTAAGGAAGCCAAAGACTATATTGAGGAAGAAGTGAATGCAAAAATAGTTATACATAAAAAACCTGATTATGATCCAAAAAACAAATCAAAAATGGCAGAACCTTACAAACCAGCAATATACATTGAATAA
- a CDS encoding acetyl / acyl transferase related protein (COGs: COG0110 Acetyltransferase (isoleucine patch superfamily)~InterPro IPR011004: IPR001451~KEGG: mth:MTH272 acetyl / acyl transferase related protein~SPTR: O26372 Acetyl / acyl transferase related protein) codes for MSIKSLIFGEEVRDGKIDENVILGYEYKKGSKPPIIGKKPLIRANTIIYNDVVIGDNLQTGHNVLIREKTRIGNNVLIGTNTVIEGYSKIGNNVRIQSNVYIPKNSYIGNDVFIGPCACFTNDRYPLRVKYKLKGPKIQRGVTIGANSTFLSNIEIGEGAMVAAGAVVTRDVPPWSLAIGAPAKIKPLPRKLRTLNKVPKNFNDLNSL; via the coding sequence ATGTCCATAAAATCTTTAATATTTGGTGAAGAAGTAAGAGATGGAAAGATAGATGAAAATGTAATATTAGGTTATGAATATAAAAAAGGTAGTAAACCACCAATAATTGGTAAAAAACCATTGATTAGAGCCAACACTATAATTTACAACGATGTAGTAATAGGTGACAACTTACAGACAGGTCACAATGTATTGATAAGAGAAAAAACAAGGATAGGAAACAATGTATTGATTGGAACAAATACAGTTATAGAAGGCTATTCAAAAATTGGAAACAATGTACGAATACAATCAAACGTTTATATTCCTAAAAATAGTTACATAGGTAACGATGTTTTTATAGGACCTTGTGCATGTTTTACAAATGACAGATATCCTTTAAGAGTTAAGTACAAACTTAAAGGACCTAAAATACAAAGAGGGGTTACAATTGGTGCCAATTCAACATTTTTATCAAATATAGAAATTGGTGAGGGAGCTATGGTAGCTGCTGGAGCTGTAGTAACTAGAGATGTACCTCCTTGGTCTTTAGCAATAGGAGCACCTGCAAAGATAAAACCATTGCCAAGAAAGCTTAGAACCCTAAACAAAGTTCCAAAAAATTTCAATGATTTAAATTCTTTATGA
- a CDS encoding tRNA methyl transferase (COGs: COG1365 ATPase (PP-loop superfamily)~InterPro IPR014729: IPR018318~KEGG: msi:Msm_0190 ATPase~PFAM: tRNA methyl transferase-like~SPTR: A5UJL7 Predicted ATPase~PFAM: ExsB) — translation MINKKEFEKLVENIREKIGHEKEKIKIKEIIFDKLNNELIIIVPDRYDKSLVIGKGGWVVGKLRETLNVKHVHVEAYSDLLVKKYRMKLSLEKLNKLIKSLRLESLKIIRNLLKNRITELPLFNIPNFETNEKVLVALSGGVDSSFSLVVMKYLGFDVEAVTVDPGPMILPKIFKKNIEKLCSTLEVKHKYIKTDFSNFIEECLKGRFHPCGRCSKKIYEKIKKYCKKKGIKILVFGDLLSTGYGAISLEDGIVKISLPALLCMSKHEIKQQVSNFDLELPARFGCPLLHEVHKRFPRLRFYSIQRILRENRAGALEPGESLKLIWRLCKNFDDSIYY, via the coding sequence ATGATAAATAAAAAAGAGTTTGAAAAGCTAGTGGAAAATATAAGAGAAAAAATAGGACATGAAAAAGAGAAAATTAAAATTAAAGAAATTATATTTGATAAATTAAACAATGAATTAATTATTATAGTGCCTGATAGATACGACAAATCACTTGTAATTGGAAAGGGTGGATGGGTAGTAGGTAAATTAAGAGAAACATTAAATGTTAAACATGTCCATGTAGAGGCCTATTCAGATCTTCTTGTAAAAAAATATAGGATGAAACTATCATTGGAAAAATTAAATAAACTTATAAAATCTCTTAGGCTAGAATCTTTAAAAATTATTAGAAATCTTTTGAAGAATAGAATAACTGAGTTACCTCTCTTTAACATACCTAACTTTGAAACTAATGAAAAGGTATTAGTGGCTCTTTCTGGTGGCGTAGATAGTAGTTTTTCTTTAGTTGTGATGAAATACTTAGGTTTTGATGTGGAAGCAGTGACAGTAGATCCAGGACCAATGATATTACCAAAAATATTTAAAAAAAATATAGAAAAGTTATGTAGTACTTTAGAGGTTAAACACAAATACATAAAGACCGATTTTTCAAATTTTATAGAGGAGTGTTTAAAAGGTCGTTTTCACCCATGCGGACGATGTTCCAAAAAAATATATGAAAAGATAAAAAAATATTGTAAAAAGAAAGGAATAAAAATTTTAGTTTTCGGTGACTTGTTAAGTACTGGATATGGTGCCATTTCTCTAGAGGATGGAATTGTAAAAATATCTCTTCCTGCCTTGCTGTGCATGTCAAAACATGAAATTAAACAACAAGTGTCTAATTTTGATTTAGAGTTACCAGCACGGTTTGGATGTCCATTACTACATGAAGTTCATAAGAGGTTCCCAAGACTTAGATTTTATTCTATTCAAAGGATACTTAGGGAGAATCGTGCTGGAGCTTTAGAACCTGGTGAATCACTGAAATTAATCTGGAGGTTATGTAAAAATTTTGACGACTCCATATACTATTAG
- a CDS encoding hypothetical protein (KEGG: mth:MTH270 hypothetical protein~SPTR: O26370 Putative uncharacterized protein~PFAM: Protein of unknown function (DUF3096)): protein MPGPKDVELQRAIGILAVIVGILMLIYPLLVGYLAGIFLIVYGVVKIFT from the coding sequence ATGCCAGGCCCAAAAGATGTAGAATTGCAAAGAGCAATTGGAATTTTAGCAGTGATCGTTGGAATATTAATGTTGATATATCCATTACTTGTAGGTTATTTAGCAGGAATATTTCTAATAGTATATGGAGTCGTCAAAATTTTTACATAA
- a CDS encoding protein of unknown function DUF201 (COGs: COG0458 Carbamoylphosphate synthase large subunit (split gene in MJ)~InterPro IPR011761: IPR003806~KEGG: mth:MTH736 hypothetical protein~PFAM: protein of unknown function DUF201~SPTR: O26831 Conserved protein~PFAM: ATP-grasp domain), which yields MKILFIGARLFDDVHYYAKEKGITTILTEANPKSPNIKLADKYFIVPRGMKYPMEIAIKEDVDAVVPLIGVDEPLIGVAKMKEKLEKDYGIPVVASNLHATSIAVDKFKTKIFFKKMNIRTPKYKIIKEPPSEVTKPVVLKNKKGQAGTGVVVTNSKDEITEYLKKYGVVLMEEFINGIEISVEVLRWEGKSLALVVVDKGRTTLEAVHPLYKIKKAPAQIKGLDNEKVLLFSRMIVNSLNAEGNTDIDMIFDEKLRKVYAIELNTRPSGTRYISAAATGIHPLHQLVDMAIGEWDPKKIKLKNFFAIEIPIGTTDLKTTKKFEGEKCWVVHGPPGHQRITIRGKNMEDIVEILEELDLNKVIRCLY from the coding sequence ATGAAAATTTTATTTATAGGTGCAAGATTATTTGACGATGTCCACTATTATGCTAAAGAAAAAGGAATTACAACAATACTTACTGAAGCTAATCCTAAATCACCAAATATTAAATTAGCTGATAAATATTTCATTGTGCCAAGAGGAATGAAATATCCTATGGAAATTGCTATTAAAGAAGATGTAGATGCAGTTGTACCATTGATAGGTGTAGATGAACCTCTGATAGGCGTTGCAAAAATGAAAGAAAAGTTAGAAAAAGATTATGGAATCCCAGTAGTTGCATCTAATTTACATGCAACATCAATAGCTGTTGATAAGTTCAAAACAAAAATATTTTTTAAAAAAATGAATATTAGAACCCCTAAATATAAAATAATCAAAGAACCACCTTCCGAAGTAACAAAACCTGTTGTATTAAAGAATAAAAAGGGTCAGGCTGGAACTGGAGTAGTTGTAACCAACTCAAAAGATGAAATAACAGAATATCTAAAAAAATATGGTGTAGTTCTTATGGAAGAATTTATTAATGGCATTGAAATTTCAGTAGAAGTTTTAAGATGGGAAGGCAAGTCATTAGCCTTGGTCGTTGTAGATAAAGGTAGAACAACCTTAGAAGCTGTACATCCTCTATACAAAATAAAAAAAGCTCCAGCACAAATAAAAGGTTTAGACAATGAAAAGGTATTATTGTTTAGTAGAATGATAGTAAACAGTTTAAATGCAGAAGGTAATACTGACATTGACATGATATTTGATGAAAAACTTCGTAAAGTTTATGCAATAGAACTTAATACAAGACCAAGCGGTACTAGATATATTTCAGCTGCGGCCACTGGAATCCATCCACTACACCAATTAGTTGATATGGCTATAGGGGAATGGGATCCTAAGAAAATTAAACTTAAGAATTTTTTTGCAATAGAAATTCCTATAGGTACTACTGACTTAAAAACAACTAAAAAATTTGAAGGAGAGAAATGTTGGGTTGTTCATGGTCCTCCAGGACATCAAAGAATAACTATAAGAGGTAAAAACATGGAAGATATTGTAGAAATTTTGGAGGAACTAGACCTAAATAAGGTGATAAGATGTTTATATTAA
- a CDS encoding Phospho-N-acetylmuramoyl-pentapeptide-transferase (COGs: COG0472 UDP-N-acetylmuramyl pentapeptide phosphotransferase/UDP-N- acetylglucosamine-1-phosphate transferase~InterPro IPR018480: IPR018481~KEGG: mth:MTH735 phospho-N-acetylmuramoyl-pentapeptide-transferase~PFAM: Glycosyl transferase, family 4, conserved region; Phospho-N-acetylmuramoyl-pentapeptide transferase, conserved site~PRIAM:Phospho-N-acetylmuramoyl-pentapeptide-transfe rase~SPTR: O26830 Putative phospho-N-acetylmuramoyl-pentapeptide-transferase~PFAM: Glycosyl transferase family 4) codes for MFILILAFVLTVIFTYILKKILLEAEIVDKPIVTEHKHKIGTPTMGGLGFLLTASMVAMVLGDRHLNLIVLTMVIAGIIGALDDLLGLSIKEKQKIVKNISSEVVELGRLNLQPSEEARVATKKAKQDFKKLMAEKKIKVVGEVPIKKEFTEKQKIMLQCIPGIFLALSFGVGSIFGYFLGFLTIPIVIFGVLGAINAINLIDGMDGMAAGIIAISSLFCAFYSSMKGLHSSAFLMLSGISLGFLVFNRFPASIFMGDVGSFALGAGYAAAVMMNDIIYYGVLAIAVPIVSVIISLMHRANIIKLPVEPLHHTLHYKGLSEKTIVITYWLITFVLCSVGLIMYNLGLFP; via the coding sequence ATGTTTATATTAATTTTAGCTTTCGTTCTTACAGTTATTTTTACCTATATATTGAAAAAAATTCTTTTAGAAGCTGAAATAGTTGATAAGCCTATTGTAACTGAGCATAAACACAAAATAGGTACTCCAACAATGGGTGGTCTTGGATTTTTATTAACAGCCTCAATGGTGGCAATGGTTTTAGGAGATAGACATTTAAATCTGATTGTATTAACAATGGTGATAGCTGGCATAATTGGAGCCTTAGATGATTTACTTGGATTGAGCATTAAAGAAAAACAAAAAATTGTAAAAAATATTTCATCAGAAGTTGTTGAACTAGGAAGATTAAACCTCCAACCTAGTGAAGAAGCAAGAGTAGCAACTAAGAAAGCTAAACAAGATTTCAAAAAGCTAATGGCTGAAAAGAAAATTAAAGTAGTTGGTGAAGTTCCTATAAAAAAAGAATTTACAGAAAAACAAAAGATTATGTTACAATGTATTCCAGGAATATTTCTTGCATTATCATTTGGAGTTGGAAGTATTTTTGGATACTTTTTAGGATTCTTAACAATTCCAATTGTAATATTCGGAGTATTAGGCGCCATTAACGCCATAAATTTAATAGATGGAATGGATGGAATGGCAGCAGGAATAATTGCAATATCTTCATTATTTTGTGCATTTTATTCTTCTATGAAAGGCCTTCATAGTTCTGCATTTTTAATGTTATCAGGCATTTCATTAGGTTTCCTGGTGTTTAATCGTTTTCCTGCATCAATATTTATGGGAGATGTTGGATCCTTTGCTTTAGGTGCTGGATATGCTGCAGCAGTTATGATGAATGATATAATATATTATGGAGTACTTGCCATTGCAGTTCCTATAGTATCGGTAATTATAAGCCTTATGCATCGTGCAAACATTATAAAATTACCCGTGGAGCCATTACACCATACTCTACATTATAAAGGATTATCAGAAAAAACAATTGTAATTACTTATTGGTTAATAACATTTGTATTATGTAGTGTGGGGCTAATAATGTATAATTTAGGATTATTCCCATAA
- a CDS encoding Mur ligase middle domain protein (COGs: COG0769 UDP-N-acetylmuramyl tripeptide synthase~InterPro IPR018109: IPR013221: IPR004101~KEGG: mth:MTH734 UDP-MurNac-tripeptide synthetase~PFAM: Mur ligase middle domain protein; cytoplasmic peptidoglycan synthetase domain protein~SPTR: A5UK36 Cell wall biosynthesis protein, MurD-like peptide ligase family~PFAM: Mur ligase family, glutamate ligase domain; Mur ligase middle domain), which yields MRLSELASYVSGKLIGEDKEIKVGIFNTLGDANPNDIVIRHWIDEKGVEIAKNKEVSALITQNPKGNSLEYAKKLKVPIILVNKIELASAFAIKWTIKNFAPNTYRVVITGTNGKSTTTHMIYHILTHAGKKAFTNTDAKSEFNTLIDPMVAKLLAEKAKKENLEYLVIEVSEVQGWLDRLMKDHAYLMTKSINPNVVVVTNVALDHIGLVNSIEEVFEETSGAVKALEKGFAVLNYDNEFTRKMAKLTNKNVKVFFYGKNCPVTFKSGGIYVNNDLFIKKEELPFKSEYFIQNTLAAISACLCLNIPPDIIKKGILTYKPLKRRFSILCKKPLIIDDFAHNPDGIKMAIKSAKKLTKNKLWVVCAIRGSRGKIINKLNAESLSKTLKNIENYEVVITNSDDVVDNLNKVKKEEEKTFLKTLEKYNINYRFHKKLKTALEETLTNCKKDDTILLIGAQGMDPASKLLKKIKVIPCS from the coding sequence ATGAGATTAAGTGAATTAGCTTCATATGTTTCTGGAAAATTAATAGGGGAAGATAAGGAAATAAAAGTGGGTATATTTAATACTCTAGGCGATGCTAATCCAAATGATATTGTGATTAGACATTGGATAGATGAAAAAGGTGTAGAAATTGCAAAAAATAAAGAAGTATCAGCACTTATAACTCAAAATCCAAAAGGAAATTCATTAGAATATGCAAAAAAGTTGAAAGTACCTATAATTTTAGTTAACAAGATTGAACTTGCCAGTGCATTTGCCATAAAATGGACAATAAAAAATTTTGCACCAAACACTTATAGAGTTGTAATCACAGGTACTAATGGTAAGTCAACAACAACCCATATGATATATCATATTTTAACCCATGCTGGAAAGAAAGCATTTACAAACACAGATGCAAAGTCAGAGTTTAACACTCTGATAGACCCAATGGTAGCTAAGTTACTTGCTGAAAAGGCTAAAAAAGAAAACCTCGAATATTTGGTCATTGAAGTGTCTGAAGTTCAAGGATGGCTAGATCGTCTCATGAAAGACCATGCATATCTCATGACAAAATCCATAAATCCTAATGTAGTTGTAGTTACCAATGTAGCATTGGACCATATAGGTTTAGTTAATTCAATTGAAGAAGTGTTTGAAGAAACTAGTGGGGCTGTAAAAGCATTGGAAAAAGGATTTGCTGTACTTAATTATGATAATGAATTTACAAGAAAAATGGCTAAACTCACAAATAAAAATGTAAAAGTCTTCTTTTATGGAAAAAATTGTCCAGTAACTTTTAAAAGTGGTGGAATTTATGTTAACAATGATTTATTCATAAAAAAAGAAGAACTTCCATTCAAAAGTGAATATTTTATACAAAATACTCTTGCTGCAATATCTGCTTGTTTATGTTTAAATATTCCTCCAGACATTATAAAAAAAGGAATTTTAACATACAAACCACTAAAGAGAAGATTTTCAATTTTATGTAAAAAACCATTAATAATAGATGATTTTGCACATAACCCTGACGGTATCAAAATGGCTATAAAGAGTGCAAAAAAACTTACAAAAAACAAATTGTGGGTTGTATGTGCTATACGTGGGTCTAGAGGAAAAATTATCAACAAATTAAATGCGGAATCGTTATCAAAGACTTTAAAAAACATTGAAAATTATGAAGTTGTTATAACCAATAGTGACGATGTTGTGGATAACCTTAATAAAGTAAAAAAAGAAGAAGAAAAAACATTTTTAAAAACACTGGAGAAGTATAATATAAATTATAGATTCCACAAAAAATTGAAAACTGCTTTGGAAGAAACTTTAACTAATTGTAAAAAAGATGATACGATCTTGTTGATAGGTGCTCAAGGTATGGATCCTGCCTCAAAACTATTAAAAAAAATAAAAGTGATACCATGTTCATAA
- a CDS encoding conserved hypothetical protein (KEGG: mth:MTH733 hypothetical protein~SPTR: O26829 Putative uncharacterized protein): protein MFIKVKRDTLVILFVAYLLILAGRFLNYASYASSKDFSGAVPISGVIVKGNDIVPTSSIKINVAAAGFRPGSYIKDNMLITSKRKIPLDRAIANAREFVKLSTIPGTKVMPIVDADVKVDKKTGIVTVTVIEDFSLAKVQGGEERLKNLDI from the coding sequence ATGTTCATAAAAGTCAAAAGAGATACTCTTGTAATTTTATTTGTGGCATATCTCCTCATATTGGCTGGTAGATTCTTAAATTATGCATCTTATGCTTCATCTAAAGACTTTAGTGGGGCAGTTCCAATTTCAGGTGTTATTGTGAAAGGTAATGATATAGTACCAACAAGCTCAATAAAAATAAATGTAGCTGCTGCTGGATTTAGACCAGGAAGTTATATTAAAGATAACATGCTTATAACTTCAAAACGTAAAATACCACTTGATAGGGCTATAGCCAATGCAAGAGAATTTGTTAAACTGTCAACAATACCTGGTACAAAAGTCATGCCAATAGTAGATGCAGATGTAAAGGTTGATAAAAAAACAGGTATCGTAACTGTCACTGTAATTGAAGATTTTTCCTTGGCTAAGGTACAAGGGGGTGAAGAAAGATTAAAAAATTTAGATATCTAG